One stretch of Oncorhynchus gorbuscha isolate QuinsamMale2020 ecotype Even-year linkage group LG21, OgorEven_v1.0, whole genome shotgun sequence DNA includes these proteins:
- the phka1a gene encoding phosphorylase b kinase regulatory subunit alpha, skeletal muscle isoform isoform X1, whose protein sequence is MRSRSNSGVKLDNYARIVHQTILRDQDPVTGLLPASGDQPDAWVRDNVYSILSVWALSLAYRKNADRDEDKAKAYELEQSVVKLMRGVLQCIMRQLDKVEKFKYTKGTMDCLHAKYNTRTCATVVGDDQWGHLQVDATSLFLLFLAQMTASGLHIVYTQDEVDVVQNLMFYIEAAYKVADYGMWERGDKTNQGIPELNASSIGMAKAALEALDELNLFGAGGGPGSVVHALADDIQHCQSILNSMLPRASMSKEVDAGVLSIISYPAFAVEDISIVNITKEKIISKLQGRYGCCRFLRDGHKTPKEDPNRLYYESAELKLFENIECEWPLFWTYLILDGVFTNSPEQVQEYKEALEGILIKQKDGICLLPELYSVPPDRVDEEYVNPHSVERVPLGKLPLKWGQSLYVLGSLLAEGFLAPGEIDPLNRRFSTIPKPDVVVQVSILAENEEIQELLMKNGIEVETIADIHPIHVQPARVLSHIYARLGRNQRLGLTGRPYRRIGCLGTSKFYVIRNTIFAFTPQFIDHQQFYLALDNQMIVDMLRTDLSYLSSRWRMTGRPTVTFPISQTMLTEDHSDLDPAVLATLKKLQDGYYGGARIQTGKLSEFLTTSCFAKLSFLDASKHAGGMGQHQDDDDDEDYGCFAEHGLTFHGDADDLAQYLDQLLTTANPSRGSKVRGDSGGLDRFKAAATKTKEMVSLMHKAKELQLHNAHLYLPNKLFRSPQPSLHLTLTDSSAPHTSQFPQVVVTTDCNLPRDASGDIDYTSLVQLLRDTHSLPDQADILYILFKDKGMEWDTRLHGKGSTVRSLLTELYVKAGDLKHWGLIRMISGILRKKVEELDWACSDLLAHQKHLTVGLPPEPREKTITAPIPPDKLAMLIDEASENNITIAILTQEIMVYLAMNMRTQPSLFSEMYRLRIGLIIQVMATELAQSLNCSGEEATESLMSLSPSELKILLHHILSGKEFGVQKSVRSVDAGASPAISIHEVGNVGATKSERAGISKMKSDMRMLEELRLSWSQQRQSLTAHSLDMEHIESGRYRLPSIESLDVPVNMPVTKDTRHGQWLRRRRLDGALNRVPIGFYQKVWKILQKCHGLSIEGFVLPSSTTREMTLDEIKFAVHVETVLNRVPQPEYRQLLVEAILVLTMLADVDIDSVGSIIHVEKIVHIANDMFYHDQKDLGAEEQILERDPSTGVCRLLYDSAPSGRFGSMTYLTRAVAVYVQDFLPCGSCALQ, encoded by the exons GACCCAGTCACAGGTCTCCTCCCAGCCAGTGGAGATCAGCCTGATGCCTGGGTGAGAGACAACGTGTACAGcatcctgtctgtctgggctCTCAGTCTGGCCTACAGGAAGAATGCCGACAGAGATGAAGACAAGGCAAAGGCCTACGAACTGGAACAG aGTGTGGTGAAACTAATGAGAGGTGTTCTACAGTGCATTATGAGACAG ctggACAAGGTGGAGAAGTTTAAGTACACTAAGGGCACCATGGACTGCCTCCATGCTAAGTACAACACCAGGACCTGTGCTACCGTGGTGGGGGACGATCAGTGGGGACACCTCCAAGTGGACGCTACCTCTCTGTTCCTGCTGTTCCTTGCTCAGATGACTGCCTCAG GACTCCATATCGTCTACACTCAGGATGAGGTGGATGTGGTACAGAATCTCATGTTCTACATCGAGGCAGCTTACAAAGTGGCT GACTACGGGATGTGGGAGCGAGGAGACAAGACGAACCAGGGGATCCCTGAGCTCAACGCTAGCTCCATCGGCATGGCTAAA GCAGCTCTGGAGGCCCTGGATGAACTGAACCTGTTTGGAGCCGGAGGaggaccagggtctgtagtgcaCGCTCTGGCTGACGATATACAGCActgtcag tccatCCTCAACTCCATGCTTCCCAGGGCATCTATGTCTAAAGAGGTGGATGCAGGTGTTCTGTCCATCATCTCGTACCCGGCCTTCGCTGTAGAGGACATCTCTATAGTCAACATCACCAAGGAGAAGATCATATCCAAACTACAG gGTCGATATGGATGCTGTAGGTTTCTCAGGGATGGACACAAAACGCCTAAAGAG GACCCTAACCGTCTATACTATGAGTCTGCTGAGCTGAAGCTCTTTGAGAACATAGAGTGTGAATGGCCCCTGTTCTGGACCTACCTCATACTGGATGGCGTCTTCACCAACAGCCCAGAACAG GTCCAGGAGTACAAGGAAGCTCTGGAGGGGATTCTGATCAAACAGAAAGACGGGATCTGTCTACTTCCAGAGCTCTACAGTGTTCCACCTGATAGG GTGGATGAGGAGTATGTAAACCCCCACTCTGTGGAGAGGGTCCCTCTGGGGAAACTCCCTCTAAAGTGGGGTCAGTCCCTTTACGTTCTGGGAAGTCTACTGGCAGAG GGTTTCCTGGCCCCTGGAGAAATAGATCCTCTCAACCGACGTTTCTCCACCATCCCCAAGCCAGACGTGGTGGTGCAGG TGTCTATCCTGGCAGAGAACGAGGAGATCCAGGAGTTGTTGATGAAGAATGGGATAGAGGTGGAGACGATAGCTGACATACACCCCATCCACGTCCAACCTGCTAGAGTCCTCAGCCACATTTACGCACGACTGG GACGTAACCAGAGACTGGGGCTGACCGGTAGACCCTACAGGAGGATTGGATGTCTAGGAACTTCTAAATTCTATGTCATCCGCAACACCATATTTGCCTTCACGCCACAG ttcaTAGATCACCAGCAATTCTACTTGGCGTTGGACAACCAGATGATTGTTGATATGCTCCGTACAGACCTGTCCTACCTCTCCTCTCGATGGAGGATGACTGGAAGACCCACTGTCACCTTTCCTATCTCTCAGACCATGCTCA CTGAAGACCACTCTGACTTGGACCCTGCGGTTCTGGCCACTTTGAAGAAGCTACAGGATGGATACTATGGAGGAGCAAG GATCCAGACGGGGAAGCTCTCTGAGTTCCTGACCACTTCCTGTTTTGCCAAACTCAGCTTCTTGGATGCCAGTAAGCATGCGGGTGGCATGGGCCAGCAtcaagatgatgatgatgatgaggactATGGATGCTTTGCTGAGCATGGCTTGACCTTCCATGGTG acGCTGATGATCTAGCCCAGTACCTGGACCAGTTGTTGACCACAGCGAACCCCAGCAGAGGGTCCAAG GTCAGAGGTGACTCTGGAGGGCTGGACAGGTTCAAAGCAGCAGCCACGAAGACCAAGGAAATGGTGTCTCTGATGCACAAGGCTAAGGAACTCCAGCTACACA ATGCCCACTTATATCTCCCCAACAAGCTCTTCCGTTCCCCTCAGCCCTCCCTCCACCTCACCCTCACAGATTCCTCTGCGCCTCACACCAGTCAG ttTCCTCAAGTAGTAGTGACCACAGATTGTAACCTGCCCAGAGATGCCAGTGGTGATATAGACTACACTAGTCTGGTCCAGCTCCTCAGAGACACCCACAGTCTACCAGACCAGGCGGACATACTGTACATCCTCTTCAAAGACAA GGGTATGGAGTGGGACACCAGGCTACATGGTAAAGGCTCTACAGTCCGCTCCCTGCTGACAGAACTGTATGTGAAAGCAGGAGATCTCAAACACTGGGGACTCATACGCATGATCTCTGGAATACTGAGGAAGAAAGTAGAGGAACTCGACTGG GCTTGCTCTGATTTGTTGGCCCACCAGAAGCACCTGACTGTGGGTCTGCCTCCAGAACCTCGGGAGAAGACCATCACAGC acccaTCCCTCCAGACAAGCTGGCCATGCTGATAGATGAAGCTAGTGAGAACAACATCACTATAGCCATCCTCACACAG gaGATCATGGTGTACCTGGCGATGAACATGCGTACCCAACCCAGCCTGTTCAGTGAGATGTACAGGCTGCGTATCGGACTCATCATCCAGGTGATGGCCACTGAGCTGGCACAGTCTCTCAACTGCTCAG GAGAGGAGGCTACAGAGAGTCTGATGAGTCTGAGTCCGTCAGAATTAAAGATCCTGCTTCATCACATCCTCAGTGGGAAAGAGTTTGGAGTGCAGAAGAGTG tgcgTTCTGTAGACGCGGGTGCCAGTCCGGCCATCTCTATCCACGAGGTGGGTAATGTGGGCGCCACCAAGAGCGAGAGGGCGGGCATCAGCAAGATGAAGAGTGACATGAGGATG TTGGAGGAGCTCAGGTTGTCATGGTCGCAGCAAAgacag AGTCTTACAGCGCACTCCTTGGACATGGAACATATTGAATCTGGG aggTACAGGCTCCCCTCCATAGAGTCTCTGGATGTTCCTGTGAACATGCCCGTCACCAAGGATACGAGGCACGGCCAATGGCTGCGTAGGAGACGTCTAGACGGAGCACTCAACAGAGTCCCCATAGGCTTCTATCAGAAGGTCTGGAAGATTCTGCAGAAG TGTCATGGTCTGTCCATAGAAGGATTCGTTCTACCATCTTCAACGACAAGGGAG ATGACTTTAGATGAGATCAAGTTTGCGGTGCACGTGGAGACGGTGCTGAACCGGGTGCCCCAGCCAGAGTACCGCCAGTTACTGGTGGAGGCCATCTTAGTTCTCACCATGCTGGCAGACGTGGATATAGACAGCGTGGGCAGCATCATCCATGTGGAGAAGATCGTCCACATCGCCAACGACATGTTTTACCATGACCAG AAGGACttgggagcagaggagcagatcTTAGAGAGAGACCCCTCCACAGGAGTGTGTCGCTTGCTGTATGACAGCGCCCCTAGTGGACGATTTGGCAGTATGACATACCTCACCAGGGCTGTGGCTGTATATGTACAGGACTTCCTGCCCTGTGGCTCCTGTGCCCTGCAGTAG
- the phka1a gene encoding phosphorylase b kinase regulatory subunit alpha, skeletal muscle isoform isoform X2: MRSRSNSGVKLDNYARIVHQTILRDQDPVTGLLPASGDQPDAWVRDNVYSILSVWALSLAYRKNADRDEDKAKAYELEQSVVKLMRGVLQCIMRQLDKVEKFKYTKGTMDCLHAKYNTRTCATVVGDDQWGHLQVDATSLFLLFLAQMTASGLHIVYTQDEVDVVQNLMFYIEAAYKVADYGMWERGDKTNQGIPELNASSIGMAKAALEALDELNLFGAGGGPGSVVHALADDIQHCQSILNSMLPRASMSKEVDAGVLSIISYPAFAVEDISIVNITKEKIISKLQGRYGCCRFLRDGHKTPKEDPNRLYYESAELKLFENIECEWPLFWTYLILDGVFTNSPEQVQEYKEALEGILIKQKDGICLLPELYSVPPDRVDEEYVNPHSVERVPLGKLPLKWGQSLYVLGSLLAEGFLAPGEIDPLNRRFSTIPKPDVVVQVSILAENEEIQELLMKNGIEVETIADIHPIHVQPARVLSHIYARLGRNQRLGLTGRPYRRIGCLGTSKFYVIRNTIFAFTPQFIDHQQFYLALDNQMIVDMLRTDLSYLSSRWRMTGRPTVTFPISQTMLTEDHSDLDPAVLATLKKLQDGYYGGARIQTGKLSEFLTTSCFAKLSFLDASKHAGGMGQHQDDDDDEDYGCFAEHGLTFHGDADDLAQYLDQLLTTANPSRGSKVRGDSGGLDRFKAAATKTKEMVSLMHKAKELQLHNAHLYLPNKLFRSPQPSLHLTLTDSSAPHTSQFPQVVVTTDCNLPRDASGDIDYTSLVQLLRDTHSLPDQADILYILFKDKGMEWDTRLHGKGSTVRSLLTELYVKAGDLKHWGLIRMISGILRKKVEELDWACSDLLAHQKHLTVGLPPEPREKTITAPIPPDKLAMLIDEASENNITIAILTQEIMVYLAMNMRTQPSLFSEMYRLRIGLIIQVMATELAQSLNCSGEEATESLMSLSPSELKILLHHILSGKEFGVQKSVRSVDAGASPAISIHEVGNVGATKSERAGISKMKSDMRMSLTAHSLDMEHIESGRYRLPSIESLDVPVNMPVTKDTRHGQWLRRRRLDGALNRVPIGFYQKVWKILQKCHGLSIEGFVLPSSTTREMTLDEIKFAVHVETVLNRVPQPEYRQLLVEAILVLTMLADVDIDSVGSIIHVEKIVHIANDMFYHDQKDLGAEEQILERDPSTGVCRLLYDSAPSGRFGSMTYLTRAVAVYVQDFLPCGSCALQ, encoded by the exons GACCCAGTCACAGGTCTCCTCCCAGCCAGTGGAGATCAGCCTGATGCCTGGGTGAGAGACAACGTGTACAGcatcctgtctgtctgggctCTCAGTCTGGCCTACAGGAAGAATGCCGACAGAGATGAAGACAAGGCAAAGGCCTACGAACTGGAACAG aGTGTGGTGAAACTAATGAGAGGTGTTCTACAGTGCATTATGAGACAG ctggACAAGGTGGAGAAGTTTAAGTACACTAAGGGCACCATGGACTGCCTCCATGCTAAGTACAACACCAGGACCTGTGCTACCGTGGTGGGGGACGATCAGTGGGGACACCTCCAAGTGGACGCTACCTCTCTGTTCCTGCTGTTCCTTGCTCAGATGACTGCCTCAG GACTCCATATCGTCTACACTCAGGATGAGGTGGATGTGGTACAGAATCTCATGTTCTACATCGAGGCAGCTTACAAAGTGGCT GACTACGGGATGTGGGAGCGAGGAGACAAGACGAACCAGGGGATCCCTGAGCTCAACGCTAGCTCCATCGGCATGGCTAAA GCAGCTCTGGAGGCCCTGGATGAACTGAACCTGTTTGGAGCCGGAGGaggaccagggtctgtagtgcaCGCTCTGGCTGACGATATACAGCActgtcag tccatCCTCAACTCCATGCTTCCCAGGGCATCTATGTCTAAAGAGGTGGATGCAGGTGTTCTGTCCATCATCTCGTACCCGGCCTTCGCTGTAGAGGACATCTCTATAGTCAACATCACCAAGGAGAAGATCATATCCAAACTACAG gGTCGATATGGATGCTGTAGGTTTCTCAGGGATGGACACAAAACGCCTAAAGAG GACCCTAACCGTCTATACTATGAGTCTGCTGAGCTGAAGCTCTTTGAGAACATAGAGTGTGAATGGCCCCTGTTCTGGACCTACCTCATACTGGATGGCGTCTTCACCAACAGCCCAGAACAG GTCCAGGAGTACAAGGAAGCTCTGGAGGGGATTCTGATCAAACAGAAAGACGGGATCTGTCTACTTCCAGAGCTCTACAGTGTTCCACCTGATAGG GTGGATGAGGAGTATGTAAACCCCCACTCTGTGGAGAGGGTCCCTCTGGGGAAACTCCCTCTAAAGTGGGGTCAGTCCCTTTACGTTCTGGGAAGTCTACTGGCAGAG GGTTTCCTGGCCCCTGGAGAAATAGATCCTCTCAACCGACGTTTCTCCACCATCCCCAAGCCAGACGTGGTGGTGCAGG TGTCTATCCTGGCAGAGAACGAGGAGATCCAGGAGTTGTTGATGAAGAATGGGATAGAGGTGGAGACGATAGCTGACATACACCCCATCCACGTCCAACCTGCTAGAGTCCTCAGCCACATTTACGCACGACTGG GACGTAACCAGAGACTGGGGCTGACCGGTAGACCCTACAGGAGGATTGGATGTCTAGGAACTTCTAAATTCTATGTCATCCGCAACACCATATTTGCCTTCACGCCACAG ttcaTAGATCACCAGCAATTCTACTTGGCGTTGGACAACCAGATGATTGTTGATATGCTCCGTACAGACCTGTCCTACCTCTCCTCTCGATGGAGGATGACTGGAAGACCCACTGTCACCTTTCCTATCTCTCAGACCATGCTCA CTGAAGACCACTCTGACTTGGACCCTGCGGTTCTGGCCACTTTGAAGAAGCTACAGGATGGATACTATGGAGGAGCAAG GATCCAGACGGGGAAGCTCTCTGAGTTCCTGACCACTTCCTGTTTTGCCAAACTCAGCTTCTTGGATGCCAGTAAGCATGCGGGTGGCATGGGCCAGCAtcaagatgatgatgatgatgaggactATGGATGCTTTGCTGAGCATGGCTTGACCTTCCATGGTG acGCTGATGATCTAGCCCAGTACCTGGACCAGTTGTTGACCACAGCGAACCCCAGCAGAGGGTCCAAG GTCAGAGGTGACTCTGGAGGGCTGGACAGGTTCAAAGCAGCAGCCACGAAGACCAAGGAAATGGTGTCTCTGATGCACAAGGCTAAGGAACTCCAGCTACACA ATGCCCACTTATATCTCCCCAACAAGCTCTTCCGTTCCCCTCAGCCCTCCCTCCACCTCACCCTCACAGATTCCTCTGCGCCTCACACCAGTCAG ttTCCTCAAGTAGTAGTGACCACAGATTGTAACCTGCCCAGAGATGCCAGTGGTGATATAGACTACACTAGTCTGGTCCAGCTCCTCAGAGACACCCACAGTCTACCAGACCAGGCGGACATACTGTACATCCTCTTCAAAGACAA GGGTATGGAGTGGGACACCAGGCTACATGGTAAAGGCTCTACAGTCCGCTCCCTGCTGACAGAACTGTATGTGAAAGCAGGAGATCTCAAACACTGGGGACTCATACGCATGATCTCTGGAATACTGAGGAAGAAAGTAGAGGAACTCGACTGG GCTTGCTCTGATTTGTTGGCCCACCAGAAGCACCTGACTGTGGGTCTGCCTCCAGAACCTCGGGAGAAGACCATCACAGC acccaTCCCTCCAGACAAGCTGGCCATGCTGATAGATGAAGCTAGTGAGAACAACATCACTATAGCCATCCTCACACAG gaGATCATGGTGTACCTGGCGATGAACATGCGTACCCAACCCAGCCTGTTCAGTGAGATGTACAGGCTGCGTATCGGACTCATCATCCAGGTGATGGCCACTGAGCTGGCACAGTCTCTCAACTGCTCAG GAGAGGAGGCTACAGAGAGTCTGATGAGTCTGAGTCCGTCAGAATTAAAGATCCTGCTTCATCACATCCTCAGTGGGAAAGAGTTTGGAGTGCAGAAGAGTG tgcgTTCTGTAGACGCGGGTGCCAGTCCGGCCATCTCTATCCACGAGGTGGGTAATGTGGGCGCCACCAAGAGCGAGAGGGCGGGCATCAGCAAGATGAAGAGTGACATGAGGATG AGTCTTACAGCGCACTCCTTGGACATGGAACATATTGAATCTGGG aggTACAGGCTCCCCTCCATAGAGTCTCTGGATGTTCCTGTGAACATGCCCGTCACCAAGGATACGAGGCACGGCCAATGGCTGCGTAGGAGACGTCTAGACGGAGCACTCAACAGAGTCCCCATAGGCTTCTATCAGAAGGTCTGGAAGATTCTGCAGAAG TGTCATGGTCTGTCCATAGAAGGATTCGTTCTACCATCTTCAACGACAAGGGAG ATGACTTTAGATGAGATCAAGTTTGCGGTGCACGTGGAGACGGTGCTGAACCGGGTGCCCCAGCCAGAGTACCGCCAGTTACTGGTGGAGGCCATCTTAGTTCTCACCATGCTGGCAGACGTGGATATAGACAGCGTGGGCAGCATCATCCATGTGGAGAAGATCGTCCACATCGCCAACGACATGTTTTACCATGACCAG AAGGACttgggagcagaggagcagatcTTAGAGAGAGACCCCTCCACAGGAGTGTGTCGCTTGCTGTATGACAGCGCCCCTAGTGGACGATTTGGCAGTATGACATACCTCACCAGGGCTGTGGCTGTATATGTACAGGACTTCCTGCCCTGTGGCTCCTGTGCCCTGCAGTAG